ATTTTTTAAAGGTCCCTACATAACTAAAGctgtttttgatatttgttgtaaaattattaaataatttacaggtTTCAAAGGACACATAACTTGCCTGGTGTGATAGGGTGCAGTGATTGTACCCACATTGCAATTGTAAGACCGGCAGAggaagaacatttattttatagtagaAAAGGTTTTAATTCCTTAAATGTTCAAATGGTAAGGTGCTCAATCAATTCTAATCATAGTACAAAACTGCATGGcgaagaaaattaattgaaactatTAATGTATATACAGGGTCCGGCACTCGAAGTGTAACCAACTTCATACCGCTCGCGCAGCTGACGCATGCGCATTAGCTGTCTGTAAGTTACCTGAGTGACAGTTCAGAGTATTGTTTAAAAGCGCGCGAAAGCATTTTGCCGAGAGTGAACACGAAAAAGAAATCAGTAATGGATTTCAAACGTAATAGTGTGATTGCATTGTATTTAGCTGGAAAATCACAACCGGCGATTGTTCGAGAGCTTAAACACCTTAAAGTGAATAAAGTTTTCGTTTATCGCACCATAACTCGTTACAATGATACTGGTAGCATCGCAAAACGTCATGGAGGTGGTCATCAAAAGACTGCAACGGCACGTGAGATGGTTCAGAAAGTGAAGAAGCGACTTGAGCGAAATCCCCGACGAAGTGCCAATCAAATGGCGAAAGAACTGAAAATATCTGACCGTAGCATCCGCCGCATACTGAAAAATGATCTCAAGGTCAAGCCATATAAGATCCAAAAGGCGCGATCTCACACCGAAGCAGCACCAAGTCAGACTTGAGAGAGCGAAGGAGTTGCTTCGCTTGGCCGAACGTGGTCAATTTCCGAACATGGTGTTTTCTGACGAGAAAATTTTTACAGTTGATCAATTCGTAAACTTTCAAAACGATAGGATTTACTTTACCGACCGTTCATAAGAGAATTTGAGTCATCGATTGACCACCAGGAGGCAGCAACCGCCACAGGTAATGGTTTGGGCCGCTGTAACCGCAGATGGGCGCTCTCCAATCGTTTTCATCGATCCTGGCGTCAAGGTAAATGCGCAATATTATCGGGAAAATATTCTGGAGGTTGCTTTGAAGCCGTGGGCAGACAAACATGTCGGTTACAGACCATGGACGTTTCAACAGGACTCGGCACCGTCTCATAAAGCTCGAGTGAACCAAGAATGGCTGAAAAACAACGTTCCGAACTTCATAACGTCCACACAATGGCTCTCGAATTCACCAGACGCGAATCCGATGGATTATTCTCTTTGGGCCATTTTGGAGAGCAAGGTCCGAACTAAGGGCGCTTTCAATTTATGCGTTTCGTGTCGGACCGCTGCGGTGCCGAAGCAGTGCGTTTGTCGTATTGTGTACGTACGGTCGTTTGTTTTCATACAAATCGAGCGGCTCGGCAACAGTGCGGCGTCGGTACCGCGAACGCACGACAACAGGACGGCAACGTCGCAAACTACACGTTTTCATTTCGCTGTTGAATAGTGCGGTGCATAGACGTTAGAGCTAATTTAATCGAAGtgtcgtttttttatttgtttgtttaaaatggaCGATATAAACATGGAAgagtttataaatgaaattgaaatacgTCCTGCTATATGGAACTCTAAAAGCGACAAATATAGTAATCGCACGGAAACAAAAAATGCTTGGGAAGGTATCTGCCAAAAATTTATTGaggattttcaaaataaaactactagTGAAAAAAACTCAGCaggtaactatttatttaaatcagattttgttattttgccaTGATAATTGTCCTTCGTTAACAAAATATTCTGCAAATTTATCGGGAACTGTTGTTGCTGGCAAATTTTGTTCATTTCGAACCACCTCATCGATCTGTCTGTCGTGAATAAATAGATCACAGTCACGTTGTaagaaattatgtaaaacaCAGATAGCTTTAACAATGTCTGTCGCAAACGATATATCTACATTTATTGGTCGATGTAATATTCGCCATTTATTAGTCATAATTCCGAATGTACACTCTATGTATCTTCGAGCACGTGACAAGCGGTAGTTAtaaattttttgttgtaaattcaaataattgcCACTATAGGGGCGTTGTATGAAATTACTGATGCCGAATGCTTCATCACCGACAAAAACAAACGGTAGTGGTGAACCATTTTCTGTTATTGCCCTAGAACTTGGTATGTTTAGACTGTTGTCTTCAAGTTTCTTGAAAAAAACACTGTTTCTAAAAATTTGTGAATCTGATGCTTTGCCATATGATCCAACATCGatgaaaatgaatttgtaaTTAGAATCACAAATGGCCAATAATACAATAGAGAAAaactttttatagttgtaataaaGCGAACCGCTTTTAGGGGGCTTGATTATTCTTACATGTTTACCATCTACAGCTCCCAAACAATTAGGGAAGTTTGCTTTAGTTGCAAAACCTTCTGCGATTCTTAACCAATCTTCTTTCTTCAGTTCAGGCAAATAAATTTCTCGTAGAGTTTTGTAAATCTGTTTACACGTATCTTTCACAATTCCAGAAATAGTTGAGATTCCATGTTGATAAGAATGATGCAATTCAGTCATACTGCAACCAGCGGATAAGTacctgtaataaaaatatttttattttgatttcagcAATGGTACTTCAAAAGAAATGGAGACATATAAGAGATGCTTATGCAAGAGACTTGAAAAAGCAGCGAGAATCAAAAAGTGGATCCGAAGCGAAAAGACAacgaaaatatgtttattttgatcgGCTGCAGTTTTTGTCGGAACTGTATGAAATAAAACCAGAtgcaaaaggaaaaaataatcagaCTCGTGACGACGCTACTGCGTCAACATCGAAAAGTAAGACTAAAAATTCATCTGCCAATGATAACGATGAAAGTAAcacacttttaaaaatactcgCAGAAAGattgcaaaacaaaagaaattcaagTGAAGATGTGCCCGAAGATGgagacagatattttttattgtctttactAAACGACTTTAAAAGGATCCCGGAAAGTCGTAAAATGGATGCCAAATACGATATTATTGGAATTATCCGCAAATACGCGGCACCACAATCATACACTCGGGATTATTATAACTTAGATTCGGAATTTTATGAACAACGAGGCTATTTTACTAATCAATCTCCAGGATCTGAAACACAGATTTCTAATAATCAGCTTCAGCCCACATCAGGCGAAATTGCAGCAATCTCATCCGTATCTAATTTGAGTGGAGATTCAAATGCTTCCATATATAATGAACTTTTTACAGACGATGTTCCTacataataaatttttaattgtaattttcacaaaaatacagaGTGCAAAAGTTAGTCTGACCCACACCAAAATGTTTAagtaagtaacaaaaataatattaagaaaaattaggttaatcaatatattttactaatcTGTACAGTAAGTATAACCAATGAACAAAATCGAGATaatcttttgaaataaactgATCCACAGAAAACggaaattcatattttgtatcagtaattatactaattatataTTGATTAAACTAATTCTTGTTAATGTTATCTTTGTTACTAAAAGATAAAAaccaatgaaaataattataataagtacctaataaacaatattacaaatataaaatataagttgttTTACTTACCTCAATGTTATCACAAGTCTTTCTTCAGCTGAtatagtatttttgaaaatagtttCTTGCCTctgaattttacttttaactaattCAAATAATTCGTAGAAACATTCTCTAgacattcttaaataattaaaaaatttgCTTGGATCTTGTTTTAACCGAGGCACAGTGGGACCGAAACGGGTTCACTGTCTCAAAAATGTGTATCTCTTTTGTCTTAAGTGATAACAACTTGAAAATTTCTACATATGTTATTGAATGTATGggctttttaatgaaacaagttttaattaattgaactttaaactttattatataaaaatatttaaaaatagaaatgtcgaaaatattatacaaaaaaaaaacaaaattatgaaataattagtgTTTATAAAGTCAACCATATAGttttttatcaatcaaatcatagtatattatttattatattattcacttTCAGGCAAATCCAAGAGCATTTTGGCTTCATCAAACAATTCCTTGTCTACAGTAAAGGTTGGTGTTCTCAGGCTTGAAATATATGGATctgatgtaaataataatgaatgtagaACATCTTCATTAGTTGCTGAACGAGAACACTTCCTGGAATGATGTAATCGGTATCGTCTGTAATCTTTGTTTCGCGCTTCTTGTGCATCTTCAGACAATTGGCCTATTGGTAAAATTGCAAAATGTCTTATAACACTTTCCCCATGAATAAGGATTTTATGGAGAGAGGATGGCATATAAtaccaattatatttatttacaaatatttgagcaCTATCCATTGCGTACTGACCGAATTTGGTAGCATTTATTGCGATTCCAGATGACATTGtttgtagtataatatatagCCGTTTTATCAATTCTTCGTCAACACCAGTAATATTAGCTGAACAATGGTAGTTTGAAAAGAATCTCCGCGCAGTATTACCATCATTACTGTTACCAGTTCCTTGTCGGGGTTTGTCTATATGGAGGCCAAGTTCATTTCGGAACCTACTTTGCACACAttttttcttctcttctttgcttattttattttctggagTTGTTGCTGACCATTTCTTAAACGAAAGATTATAAGAAATATGCAAAATGGTTTCCATAAATCTAATCCAGGCATGAAGAGTGGAAAGGCCATATTGGAAAGCTTCTTCGTTTTCGGGTTTAGAAGAAACTTTGTTTAGATCATTCATCTCTCTAGGTCTTGCTCCACATATAGTACACACAGAACTAGATGATGTATCTGTTAGTACTTGAGCAACTTTTCCATCAATCATGGTCAGCAATAGTTCATGTTTGACTTCAACTACGGTGTCATCTTTGCTTATCAGTGATGGAGTAAGTTCATCAATTTGTCTCTTGATATTATCAACAGTCTCTTTAGTCTGCTGTGGAGTTTCCTTGACAAATTTTATGGAAATGGGTCGGCAATAGCGAACAGAAGAGCACGTAGTATTTTGCCAGACTACAAGATTTGTTGATAAGTCAATTAGTTTTATAGGCACAAGAGAAGCAATGAATAAATTGGCATCTGATATTAGCTGGGTCTCACCTGGCAAAGCCTGTTTATATTCACTTTGACCAGATGATCCGTCACAGCCCCATTTAACGTATAACTTCAGATTTCTGTATCCTGGTTTGTATACCGAATTAATTTGAAGAATCCGAGCTGTAGTATGATCTAAAAGATCTTGGAGTTTGATAGAAGCTCCAATGTCATTAATTTCGATACTAGAACTTGGGGGATAGCACATTTTTTTAGCAtctaatatcatattatatgacggaaagataaatacatttttttcagataaacgAGACCTTAATAATCCGTACTGAGATTTCGTTAAGTCCAAATCAATAAACATACACAGAGCTTCATCTTTTGAATAAGGAGTTATTAATTCCGTATCATCTGTCATCTTCTTAAGGACTTCCTTTTTGTCTTTCTTGGGTAAAGTTCGTACAATACTCAGAATAGAGGCTTCGTCTGATTCACCAATAGACCGTAAATGTTGGACATACGCATTATGTATAAATTCAAACCCATATTCTTGTACGAGTtccatattttttcgtttttttgatTTCTCTGACGATTCTTCATATGGCTTAGGAGGTCGACCACGTTCACCTGAAGAAGTTGTAGGAGTATTATCTTCAAATGTTACCTTGAATTCACCATCCAACCAAGCACTGTTACTTTTTTCAAAGCGATCTTTTATTCTTCTCGCCTTTTCCCATCGATCGTTAAATTTAGATAGTAAATTTTTCCGAATACTTGCTCCAACTATATCAGCTCTCTCTGATGACAATGTAAAAGTgtccatcaaatatttttttaattcagtatAATTTGTGCCCGAGTTtatgaaaaagtcacataaaacCCTACGAGCACAAACAAAGTCActcattgtaataaataaatagttaggaATTTACCAACTATACTAAACACTGAAAAGTCACTTTATGAATGTTAGGCTATGAATTGTAACTTGAATTTATATGATTCAGATCGCAGTGCAGTGTGCAATGTGTATACGTACTCGTGGTTTTGATATCTTTTGcggttattgaaaaaaatatctttatcactTACCCACAATTAGAGCTATCGAGCTATCACTACAAGTTCCTACCactaaattgattgttttatctTGGTTTTAGTTATCAGACCTcgtgaataaatattatttttattgtgtccATTTTGGGAATactatcagaaaataataaaatattgccaaaatttaaaattttactttgagagatatttttgtgtctgacaagaaaaaggcaaaaaaggagcaaaatttttttgttcctttgtAAATTAgagtaatcaaatattttaataagataagtAACAAAGCAGCGGCAAACAGCGCTAAACTTCGAATGTCTATTTGAATACCAAGAAAATCACGTAAAAAAAGAGTcacattaaaacgaaaataacatcttgcttaaaatatagattattatgtttgtattttttataattacttcaaGCTTTGCGCTTTCCAAAAATGTATAACACATATATAGTTCAATATGAAAGATTTCTAGGAAATTCATTTGAAATGTCTGTATGAATAATTCAGTCGAATCAATATTCTGACTCTATGCACTTCAGCAACTCATTTTACTAATtcggttataaataaaaaaataatttatatcgaaattaaattacctgTTCATTAAACTATTGATTTTCGTCAAAAGAATTCGGGAAAACCTATTTTcgcaaaaatcatttttgagatGGCGTTATAAGGAGGGTTACCACCGTGCGAGGGTAAAGATTATGGAAATCACCAAAATTACATGTTAACGAAAACATCGGTGATGCTCTTTTGCGAGGGggtcgtttttgtttttgtttctgtttgatgttttttaacAAGAGCAGCAACAGTAATGTTTCTTCGTCGGAGTCCATGGCTTAACTGCTGTCAGATATGTTTAAAACATCTCTAGCATACAAACGCACGGCAGTCAGAAACGCTTTCAATTTAGGCGTTTGGTGTCGGACTGCTAACGCACTGCAGCGGTCCGACAGCTGGTTATAACCAGCGGCACCGCAAACGTGCGGTAGCGGTCCGACACGAAACGCCTAAATAGAAAGCGCCCTAAAAGATACTGCAGTCTTGAGGCGTTGAAAAAAGTCATTGTCCGCGAATGGGCCAAAATACCTGCAAGTCACATTCGGGCAGCTTGCGATTCGTTTTTGGACCGTCTCAAGGCCATAGTCAAGGCAAAAGGTGGTCATATCGAGCAAAagtatattatatgtaaatattatatgatgatgtaaattgtttttgaattttgtattatttttacacattttatactTTGAATTAAGTGAAAGTTATTTTCCAAACAGAATTTATGACCTTTTTAATTGGTTACACTTCGAGTGCCCtgtatttatgaataaaataatcactaTTTTTAAAGTGAATTCAATGGTAGTGTATGatgatgtaaatattatgttagtataagctataaaactttaatgattTAGTTTTAGTGCTTGATTAAATCCCTCCTCATATTGCAACTTGTGTCTTCGTGCAAATCAATcaataagtacctaatattttattttctttgcagATATGTGATTATGATTTAAGAATAACCAATGTAAATAGTAAATTTGGTGGAGCTGTTTATGACTAACACATATGGTCAGCGAGTCATGTGGGCACATACATGGAGGGGCTTCATGAAGGTGGTGAACATTCGGGTTTGGTTACTTGGTAAGATTAAATAGTGAGACATCTGCTATAGGTTTGCACTATATTTAAATTAGCATGAAATGAAAGAAATAGTGACAATTcttctttattgaaaattgagtggaataaaaaaatatatatatttttttttttaggagaTTCTGGCTATCCACAGCGCCCATGGTTGATGACGCCTACCTAAATTAAATTGTGAACCAGGGTCGCAAGAAGATGCATTCACGAGACGTCATGTCCAAACCAGGTCAAGCATTGAGCGCTGCTTCGGATTACTCAAGGCTCGATGGAGGTGTATGCTTCGACACAGAGTCCTTCATTATCACCCGGAGATGGTTAGTAAAATTACAAACGCATGTTGTGTTCTGCACAACATTGCATTAGATGCCAGTATACCACCTCCGACTGATATGCCAGCCGGGAGCTTAGAAGGTAGTGCAGATGATGCTGTACACCATAGCACCTCTTTCAATGATAACCAAAATGAGTTAATCCGAGGCAAGTCTTTGCGAAGCCGTTTAGTTAGTAGGACGCGACGtaataaaggtaataaataaaattaagtgaaaaatttgtatatttttattaatcatcattggcctagccatttcccaactatgttggggttggcctCCGGGTATTTAGTCTGAACGGCCCAAAGTGAATGGCACGCGGGCCATTCGAACGTAAACAAAAATCGTCTACGTTCCAAAGGACCGTCGatgaaaaaacttaaacatttatctAAAGGGACAGTCGCATACAGCATTCATTAACATcaaggaaatattataattacattttaatatatcaaatttaattattattattaaattattttaaatgatcatCTGAACCGGTTACCGGAGGCCATGTAGGCCTCAGGTAGCTAGCGCAACAGTGACCCTTTCTTGTCAACCAATCACAAGCGGGATGCTTATCTGTGACgtcatgggaatcgtaaatagctATGTGCATATGCGGTCTAATACTCACTATCTATTTTGCAATTATCCATAAATGTTGTACCATAATTATAACCAGTGAATTGAGTGTGTTGCAAAAGTGAGTTTTTAATAATCCAATGGttgttttttcaaaaatctGGTGAAGTGTTGAATTCtggtaagtttttattatacatactcGTATCGTCCCCGTAGAGCGAAATTACAAAAGACTACTTTTGAGATATTGACGTctaaagttatgaaaaaaatataaattcataactttttaaattgatgtgataaaaaccttttgaattAATGTAAGTAACATTCATCTATAGTTTTCTCTTATTTGTCATAATTAGTagttaaaacataatatgttttatataacttCGTTTTCTAATGAGgaatcaattaaaattcaagttacttatttttcactttattcCTTTCGGTGTTAGAGCTAACTTAAGATCCTTTAGGTAAATATTGCTTGAAAATCATATCACTAAACCGATTTAGttagttgaatttaaattattt
The genomic region above belongs to Trichoplusia ni isolate ovarian cell line Hi5 chromosome 5, tn1, whole genome shotgun sequence and contains:
- the LOC113494298 gene encoding protein ANTAGONIST OF LIKE HETEROCHROMATIN PROTEIN 1-like — protein: MSRECFYELFELVKSKIQRQETIFKNTISAEERLVITLRYLSAGCSMTELHHSYQHGISTISGIVKDTCKQIYKTLREIYLPELKKEDWLRIAEGFATKANFPNCLGAVDGKHVRIIKPPKSGSLYYNYKKFFSIVLLAICDSNYKFIFIDVGSYGKASDSQIFRNSVFFKKLEDNSLNIPSSRAITENGSPLPFVFVGDEAFGISNFIQRPYSGNYLNLQQKIYNYRLSRARRYIECTFGIMTNKWRILHRPINVDISFATDIVKAICVLHNFLQRDCDLFIHDRQIDEVVRNEQNLPATTVPDKFAEYFVNEGQLSWQNNKI